The genomic segment GGTTGAGCCGCTGGAAGAGTTCCATAATCTCCTCGCCTGTTTTTACATCGAGGGCGCCCGTCGGTTCATCGGCCAGAATGATCGACGGCGATCCCACCAGGGCGCGTGCAATGGCTACGCGTTGCTGCTGCCCGCCGGACATTTCACTGGGGCGATGGCCGGCCCGTTGCTGGATGTCCACCTTGGTCAGGAATTCCATGCTCTTTTGCCTGATCTCATTCATGCTGATACCGCGATAGGTCAGAGGAACCCCCACATTTTCCAGGGCTGTCAGCTTGGGCAGAAGGTGATATTGCTGAAAAACAAACCCGATCTTCCGGTTTCTCAGGGTTGATAAAACCCGGTCGTCGTCATAAACAACCTTTGCTCCTTCTACATGGTAAGTTCCGGAATCAGGTTTTTCCAAAAGTCCCAGCATGTGCATCAGAGTGGATTTGCCGCTTCCCGACGGTCCGATAATGGCCAAAAGTTCTCCCCGCTCCACGGAAAGATTAATCCCCTTGAGGACATTCACTTCCGTTGGACCAATGCGATAGGATTTGCGTATATCCACAATATCCAGCATCAGGGAGTTCATTGATAGGTTACCT from the Deltaproteobacteria bacterium HGW-Deltaproteobacteria-6 genome contains:
- a CDS encoding macrolide ABC transporter ATP-binding protein, with translation MLDIVDIRKSYRIGPTEVNVLKGINLSVERGELLAIIGPSGSGKSTLMHMLGLLEKPDSGTYHVEGAKVVYDDDRVLSTLRNRKIGFVFQQYHLLPKLTALENVGVPLTYRGISMNEIRQKSMEFLTKVDIQQRAGHRPSEMSGGQQQRVAIARALVGSPSIILADEPTGALDVKTGEEIMELFQRLNRDEGITIVIITHNPELASQCGRSVKIIDGMIYST